The following coding sequences are from one Treponema bryantii window:
- a CDS encoding SLC13 family permease has translation MKKAVGIFVNFIKKEPVLFAALLLAVISVCVIRPAPIVCYQAIDFRTIAILFSLMIVIKAFQSQNFLDVIAARLLRLCKTRRSLYFLLTYLVFFSSMFVTNDVALLTFVPISLLIFKRINLSSLHLIVLETLAANLGSCITPMGNPQNLFLFSYYGFSALEFFALTAKIAVPSLFILAVIIIFLTRRKVAAHGGFEEPHELSGNALQTQRASLKVDFRTFFYFTDFILCLLTVFHVVNYLIMLGITVVVMAVCNWRLFKKVDYSLLLTFAGFFIFTKTISTVPAFSNFIQSLLSSPLKTYITGIAASQVISNVPAALLLSGFTQNGAMLLLAVNVGGLGTLIASMASVISFKLYTAEQHDNYFAVFTAYNVVLLVILGVIVYLI, from the coding sequence ATGAAAAAAGCAGTTGGAATTTTTGTTAATTTTATAAAGAAGGAGCCTGTGCTTTTTGCGGCTCTGCTGCTGGCGGTGATTTCTGTTTGTGTAATTCGGCCGGCGCCTATTGTCTGCTATCAGGCTATTGATTTTCGAACGATTGCGATTCTTTTTTCTTTGATGATTGTAATTAAGGCGTTCCAGAGTCAGAACTTTCTGGATGTGATTGCAGCAAGACTTTTGCGTCTTTGTAAGACCCGTCGCTCTCTTTATTTTCTTTTGACTTATCTTGTATTTTTCAGTTCGATGTTTGTAACAAACGATGTTGCACTTTTGACCTTTGTGCCGATTTCACTGTTGATTTTTAAGCGCATAAATCTTTCGTCGCTGCATCTGATTGTGCTGGAAACTCTGGCGGCAAATCTTGGTTCGTGCATTACTCCGATGGGAAATCCTCAGAATCTTTTTCTGTTTTCGTATTACGGATTTTCAGCGCTAGAGTTTTTTGCTTTGACAGCAAAGATTGCGGTACCGTCGCTTTTTATTCTTGCTGTGATTATTATCTTTTTGACTCGCAGGAAGGTTGCTGCGCATGGAGGATTTGAAGAGCCTCATGAATTATCTGGTAACGCACTGCAGACTCAGAGGGCAAGTCTTAAGGTTGATTTCCGCACTTTCTTTTATTTTACAGATTTTATCCTTTGTCTTTTGACAGTTTTCCATGTTGTGAATTATCTGATTATGCTGGGCATTACGGTTGTTGTGATGGCGGTTTGCAACTGGAGACTTTTCAAGAAGGTTGATTACAGTCTGCTTTTGACTTTTGCGGGCTTCTTTATTTTTACTAAGACTATTTCTACGGTGCCGGCGTTTTCTAATTTTATTCAGTCGCTTTTGTCATCTCCGCTTAAGACTTATATTACGGGAATTGCAGCTAGTCAGGTTATAAGTAATGTTCCTGCTGCTCTGCTTTTGAGTGGCTTTACACAGAATGGTGCGATGCTGCTGCTCGCTGTAAACGTAGGTGGCCTTGGAACTCTGATTGCATCTATGGCGAGTGTGATTTCGTTTAAGCTGTATACAGCAGAACAGCACGACAATTACTTTGCAGTATTTACTGCGTATAATGTCGTGCTGCTGGTGATCTTAGGCGTAATTGTTTATCTTATCTAA
- a CDS encoding GTP pyrophosphokinase family protein: protein MSDEILEETIIDEATALPPSLMNNMAVSGDFYKMAFQFQQIMMIYESAIKQIETKLDILNKESSVNRTRNPISTVKSRLKSPESIAKKLEKKGFDISFDSMMKNLNDIAGVRVICPYISDIYTVRDMLLKQPDLKLIVQNDYIENPKESGYRSLHLVMEIPVYLSKTEHNVRVEIQLRTIAMDFWASLEHQLRYKNSAKVPDSVRRELFRVAETIAMTDREMEEIAIELQALD from the coding sequence ATGAGCGACGAAATTCTTGAAGAAACGATAATTGATGAGGCGACAGCGCTTCCGCCGTCATTGATGAATAACATGGCTGTTTCTGGCGATTTTTATAAGATGGCCTTCCAGTTTCAGCAGATTATGATGATTTATGAAAGCGCAATTAAACAGATTGAAACAAAACTCGACATTCTTAATAAGGAAAGCAGCGTAAACAGAACACGTAACCCTATCAGCACAGTAAAAAGCCGCTTGAAAAGTCCGGAAAGCATTGCAAAAAAACTTGAAAAAAAGGGCTTCGACATCAGTTTTGATTCCATGATGAAAAATCTCAACGATATTGCTGGAGTTCGTGTTATCTGTCCTTATATTTCCGACATTTACACAGTGCGAGACATGCTTCTCAAGCAGCCAGACCTTAAGCTTATCGTACAGAACGATTATATCGAAAATCCAAAAGAATCCGGTTACCGAAGCCTTCACCTTGTAATGGAGATTCCCGTTTACCTTTCAAAGACAGAACATAATGTCCGTGTAGAAATTCAACTGCGTACAATCGCGATGGACTTTTGGGCAAGCCTTGAACATCAGCTGCGATACAAAAACAGTGCAAAGGTGCCGGACAGCGTAAGACGAGAGCTTTTTCGCGTAGCTGAAACAATTGCAATGACCGACCGCGAAATGGAAGAAATCGCAATTGAGCTGCAGGCGCTGGATTAA
- a CDS encoding septal ring lytic transglycosylase RlpA family protein, whose protein sequence is MILTRPETVSAEIYKTGVTASYYAEDFHGKRTSNGERFNMNDYTCAHKSLPFGTILRVTNLANGKTVDVRVNDRGPFVASREIDLSKAAAIKLGMIGSGTTKVKLEIVKKGANTKLSQQTAASASKIMAKLGGGNSLATAANSASSKTTASPKKPANLAPGTYWDIQLGAFSSKENAKEFARKLFRAGFKNIVLQTSASKGITRVAIKEIPAEKVRTTQDRLSSAGFTEQTLRKRKYE, encoded by the coding sequence ATGATTCTAACACGGCCAGAAACTGTATCCGCCGAAATATACAAAACCGGCGTAACAGCCTCTTATTACGCAGAAGATTTTCATGGTAAAAGAACCTCAAACGGAGAGCGCTTTAATATGAACGATTACACCTGCGCACATAAATCTTTGCCCTTTGGAACAATTCTTAGAGTTACTAATCTTGCAAATGGAAAAACAGTTGATGTCCGTGTAAACGACCGCGGCCCCTTCGTCGCTTCCCGTGAAATAGACCTCTCAAAAGCCGCAGCAATAAAACTCGGAATGATAGGCAGCGGCACCACAAAAGTAAAACTTGAAATAGTAAAAAAAGGAGCAAACACAAAACTAAGTCAGCAGACCGCAGCTTCGGCATCTAAAATTATGGCAAAACTAGGTGGCGGCAACAGTTTGGCAACAGCCGCAAACTCGGCCAGCTCGAAAACCACAGCCTCTCCAAAGAAACCTGCCAACCTCGCCCCTGGAACCTACTGGGACATCCAGCTCGGCGCATTCAGCTCAAAAGAAAATGCAAAAGAATTTGCCCGCAAGCTTTTCCGCGCCGGTTTTAAGAACATAGTTCTCCAGACTTCTGCCAGCAAAGGCATAACCCGAGTAGCAATCAAAGAAATCCCGGCAGAAAAAGTCCGTACCACTCAAGACCGCCTCTCCAGCGCTGGCTTCACAGAACAGACACTGAGGAAAAGAAAATACGAATGA
- the gdhA gene encoding NADP-specific glutamate dehydrogenase: MKNAYVNRVWEEVKAKNANEPEFLQAVEEVLTTLDPVVAKMPELEPNAILERLVEPERVIQFRVPWMDDKGKYHVNRGFRVQYNSAIGPYKGGLRFSKEVNLSVLKFLGFEQVLKNSLTTLPMGGGKGGSDFDPHGKSDKEVMRFCQSFMTELYRHIGADTDVPAGDKNVGGREIGYLFGQYKRIRDEYTGVLTGKGLSFGGSLIRTEATGYGLIYFAQEMLKKVGDNFEGKVCSVSGSGNVAQYAAEKLIQLGAKVVTLSDSDGYIYDEEGITQKKLDWVKKLKGEKRGRISEYVKKFPNAKYYAGKKVWEVKVDCAFPCATQNELLGEDAEKLLKNGVKLVAEGANMPSNIDAVNKFLAAKILYAPGKASNAGGVATSGLEMSQNSERLAWSAEEVDEKLHNIMINIHNNAYDTAVKFGAKEGNWVNYVAGANIAGFVKVANAMVAQGLV; this comes from the coding sequence ATGAAAAATGCTTACGTAAACCGTGTATGGGAAGAAGTAAAAGCAAAGAACGCTAACGAACCTGAATTCCTTCAGGCAGTTGAGGAAGTTTTGACAACTCTCGATCCAGTAGTTGCAAAAATGCCAGAGCTTGAGCCAAACGCAATTCTCGAAAGACTTGTAGAGCCAGAGCGCGTTATTCAGTTCAGAGTACCTTGGATGGACGACAAAGGTAAGTATCACGTAAACCGTGGATTCCGCGTACAGTACAACAGTGCAATTGGACCTTACAAAGGAGGTCTCCGCTTCTCTAAGGAAGTAAACCTTTCTGTACTTAAGTTCCTTGGATTTGAACAGGTTCTTAAGAACTCTCTTACAACTCTCCCAATGGGTGGTGGAAAGGGTGGTTCTGACTTCGATCCACATGGAAAATCAGATAAAGAAGTTATGCGTTTCTGTCAGTCTTTCATGACTGAGCTTTATCGCCACATTGGTGCTGATACAGACGTTCCAGCTGGTGATAAGAACGTTGGTGGTCGCGAAATTGGTTACCTCTTTGGTCAGTACAAGAGAATCCGCGACGAGTACACTGGAGTTCTCACAGGTAAGGGACTTTCATTCGGTGGTTCTTTGATTCGTACAGAAGCTACAGGTTATGGTCTTATCTACTTTGCTCAGGAAATGCTCAAGAAAGTTGGCGACAACTTCGAAGGAAAAGTATGTTCAGTTTCAGGTTCAGGAAACGTTGCTCAGTACGCTGCTGAAAAGCTTATTCAACTTGGTGCTAAGGTTGTTACACTTTCTGATTCTGACGGATATATCTATGATGAAGAAGGTATTACACAGAAGAAACTTGACTGGGTTAAGAAGCTCAAGGGTGAAAAACGCGGTCGTATTTCTGAATATGTTAAGAAGTTCCCTAACGCTAAGTACTATGCTGGAAAGAAGGTATGGGAAGTTAAGGTTGACTGTGCATTCCCATGTGCTACTCAGAACGAACTTCTTGGTGAAGATGCAGAAAAGCTCTTGAAGAACGGTGTAAAGCTTGTTGCTGAAGGTGCTAACATGCCATCTAACATCGATGCTGTAAACAAGTTCCTCGCTGCTAAGATTCTTTACGCTCCAGGAAAGGCTTCTAACGCTGGTGGTGTTGCTACATCTGGTCTCGAAATGTCTCAGAACAGCGAACGCCTCGCTTGGTCTGCTGAAGAAGTTGACGAGAAGCTCCACAACATCATGATTAACATCCACAACAACGCTTACGATACAGCTGTTAAGTTTGGTGCTAAGGAAGGCAACTGGGTTAACTACGTTGCTGGCGCTAATATTGCTGGTTTCGTTAAGGTTGCTAATGCAATGGTTGCACAGGGTCTTGTTTAA